From Microbacterium sp. LWH11-1.2, one genomic window encodes:
- a CDS encoding GNAT family N-acetyltransferase — MTIDLIRPTTDLFDSWAEAVSEFGDGHVDGSGLSAPVTPDRETLEALIEKATLHADTSAELPDGLVHNDLYWMVDEGEVIGFLSFRHELNDWLREAGGHIGYAVRASRRRQGHASAALALGLDRARALGLERVFLTCDVDNVASARTIEKAGGVLQDVSDQSERGQGMLRRYWIAL, encoded by the coding sequence ATGACGATCGACCTCATCCGACCGACCACCGACCTCTTCGACAGCTGGGCCGAGGCGGTCTCCGAGTTCGGTGACGGGCACGTCGATGGATCGGGTCTGTCGGCGCCTGTCACGCCGGACCGTGAGACGCTCGAGGCCCTCATCGAGAAGGCGACGCTGCACGCCGACACCTCCGCGGAGCTGCCGGACGGTCTCGTGCACAACGATCTCTACTGGATGGTCGACGAGGGTGAGGTCATCGGCTTCCTCTCGTTCCGGCACGAGCTCAACGACTGGCTCCGTGAGGCGGGCGGCCACATCGGCTACGCGGTCCGTGCGTCGCGGCGACGTCAGGGTCACGCGTCGGCTGCCCTCGCCCTCGGGCTCGACCGTGCCCGTGCCTTGGGGCTCGAGCGGGTGTTCCTCACCTGCGACGTCGACAACGTCGCCTCCGCCCGCACGATCGAGAAGGCGGGTGGCGTCCTGCAGGACGTGAGCGACCAGTCCGAGCGCGGGCAGGGGATGCTGCGCCGGTACTGGATCGCTCTCTGA
- a CDS encoding DHA2 family efflux MFS transporter permease subunit: MTESRQAAGPETGPFAAGNAPKSPWPALWALVIGFFMILVDTTIVSVANPAIKAALDPNTNNLDNVVWVTSAYLLTYAVPLLITGRLGDRFGPKNIYLIGLAIFTLASLWCGLSTSLEGLIVARAVQGLGAAFMTPQTMAVITRTFPPNRRGAAMGLWGATAGVATLVGPLLGGVLVDGLGWEWIFFVNLPVGVIAFVAAWILVPRLKTHPHRFDILGVVLSALAIFLVVFGLQEGEKYDWGVIWGPISVWGLIIAGIVVLALFILQQWKTKSEALVPLDLFRDRNFSGANVAIAAVGFAVTSMSLPLMFFLQIARGLAPTQAALLMIPMAVLSGVLAPLAGRILDRTDPRFILIPGLLAFAAALFWYSSLVNMDTPIWMFLFPSALLGIGSAGMWGPLATTATRMLPMRQAGAGAGIYNTTRTIGSVVGSAAIATFMQARLEANLPGMGDAAGSIGSGGALPDAVAEGFSAGMSQAILLPAVVILVALVASLFLRGAPKGAPAAQPDVTASAPIE; encoded by the coding sequence ATGACCGAATCACGACAGGCCGCCGGCCCCGAGACCGGGCCGTTCGCCGCGGGGAACGCGCCGAAGAGCCCGTGGCCCGCCCTCTGGGCGCTCGTCATCGGGTTCTTCATGATCCTCGTCGACACGACGATCGTCTCGGTGGCGAACCCGGCCATCAAGGCCGCGCTCGACCCGAACACGAACAACCTCGACAACGTGGTGTGGGTGACGAGCGCGTACCTGCTGACGTACGCCGTCCCCCTCCTCATCACCGGACGCCTCGGCGACCGCTTCGGACCGAAGAACATCTATCTCATCGGTCTCGCCATCTTCACGCTCGCCTCGCTCTGGTGCGGCCTGTCGACCTCGCTCGAAGGACTGATCGTCGCCCGCGCGGTCCAGGGTCTCGGTGCGGCGTTCATGACTCCGCAGACCATGGCCGTCATCACCCGCACCTTCCCGCCGAACCGCCGCGGCGCGGCGATGGGGCTGTGGGGTGCGACCGCCGGTGTGGCGACCCTCGTCGGTCCGCTGCTCGGAGGCGTGCTGGTCGACGGCCTCGGCTGGGAGTGGATCTTCTTCGTCAACCTGCCGGTCGGCGTGATCGCCTTCGTCGCCGCGTGGATCCTCGTACCGCGTCTGAAGACGCACCCGCACCGCTTCGACATCCTCGGCGTCGTGCTCAGCGCGCTCGCCATCTTCCTCGTGGTCTTCGGCCTGCAGGAGGGGGAGAAGTACGACTGGGGCGTCATCTGGGGCCCGATCTCGGTGTGGGGCCTGATCATCGCCGGCATCGTCGTGCTCGCGCTGTTCATCCTGCAGCAGTGGAAGACCAAGAGCGAGGCGCTCGTGCCGCTCGACCTGTTCCGCGACCGCAACTTCTCCGGCGCCAACGTCGCGATCGCCGCCGTGGGATTCGCGGTGACGAGCATGTCGCTGCCGCTGATGTTCTTCCTGCAGATCGCCCGCGGGCTCGCCCCGACTCAGGCCGCCCTGCTGATGATCCCGATGGCCGTGCTGTCCGGCGTGCTCGCCCCGCTCGCCGGACGGATCCTCGACCGGACCGACCCGCGGTTCATCCTCATCCCCGGTCTTCTCGCCTTCGCCGCCGCGCTGTTCTGGTACTCGTCGCTCGTGAACATGGACACGCCGATCTGGATGTTCCTGTTCCCGTCGGCGCTCCTCGGCATCGGCAGCGCGGGCATGTGGGGACCGCTCGCGACGACCGCCACCCGGATGCTGCCGATGCGCCAGGCGGGCGCCGGTGCCGGCATCTACAACACCACGCGCACGATCGGCTCGGTCGTGGGCTCCGCCGCGATCGCGACCTTCATGCAGGCGCGGCTCGAGGCGAACCTCCCCGGCATGGGAGATGCCGCGGGTTCGATCGGTTCGGGCGGAGCGCTGCCGGATGCCGTCGCCGAAGGCTTCTCCGCCGGCATGTCGCAGGCGATCCTGCTTCCCGCCGTCGTGATCCTCGTCGCGCTCGTCGCCTCGCTGTTCCTGCGTGGAGCTCCGAAGGGTGCGCCCGCCGCACAGCCCGACGTCACGGCATCCGCTCCGATCGAGTAG
- a CDS encoding PadR family transcriptional regulator codes for MKDAVDRLTPMGVMVLALLREADMHPYEMVRLMRVRHDDRLLTITNGTLYHTVARLQRAGLIDEVGIDRDGNRPERTTYTLTDAGRDAVIAWVRRELPKVDRPAEFRVALAEAHNLERADVVELLEERRDALVDDHVMHRDGLSKARANSVPEQVLVEIERQEALLAAELRWLDSLLARLDADSIPWGPTKFPHSDRYLAQRKAAQQ; via the coding sequence ATGAAGGATGCCGTGGATCGGCTCACGCCCATGGGGGTGATGGTGCTCGCGCTGCTGCGCGAGGCCGACATGCACCCCTATGAGATGGTGCGGCTCATGCGCGTGCGTCACGACGACCGGCTGCTCACCATCACGAACGGCACGCTGTACCACACGGTGGCGCGGCTGCAGCGGGCCGGACTGATCGACGAGGTCGGCATCGACCGGGACGGCAACCGTCCCGAGCGCACGACCTACACGCTGACGGATGCCGGGCGCGACGCGGTCATCGCCTGGGTGCGGCGGGAGCTGCCCAAGGTCGATCGTCCTGCCGAGTTCCGCGTGGCTCTCGCCGAGGCGCACAACCTCGAGCGCGCCGACGTCGTCGAGCTGCTGGAGGAGCGTCGCGACGCTCTCGTCGACGATCACGTCATGCACCGTGACGGCCTGTCCAAGGCCAGGGCGAACTCCGTCCCCGAGCAGGTCCTCGTCGAGATCGAACGCCAGGAGGCCCTCCTCGCGGCCGAGCTGCGCTGGCTCGACTCCCTGCTCGCCCGCCTCGACGCCGACAGCATCCCCTGGGGTCCGACGAAGTTCCCCCACTCCGACCGCTACCTCGCTCAGCGAAAGGCTGCACAGCAATGA
- a CDS encoding GNAT family N-acetyltransferase, giving the protein MSDDTFTERLRLSRPVLGDVDALFPIQTDPRVWAHYPSLRHTDPAQTLEMIERWRGSWAEAGLGSWVARLRDTDEVVGNGGCTLLGGRVWNVGYRISADHHGRGLATELARAGMERARAIDPDRPLVAYLVEHNTASAHVAEKLGLAVVHRAPDAGNPDASVMRLVYADRPLSPAQLDAALR; this is encoded by the coding sequence GTGAGCGACGACACCTTCACCGAGCGGCTTCGTCTGTCCCGTCCCGTCCTCGGCGACGTCGACGCGCTGTTCCCGATCCAGACCGATCCACGCGTGTGGGCGCACTATCCGAGTCTCCGGCACACCGACCCGGCGCAGACCCTCGAGATGATCGAGAGGTGGAGGGGGAGCTGGGCCGAGGCGGGGCTCGGTTCGTGGGTCGCGCGTCTGCGCGATACCGACGAGGTCGTCGGCAACGGCGGATGCACGCTGCTGGGCGGCCGGGTGTGGAACGTCGGCTACCGGATCTCGGCGGACCATCACGGGCGGGGACTCGCGACCGAGCTGGCGCGGGCCGGCATGGAACGGGCGCGCGCGATCGATCCCGACCGTCCTCTGGTCGCGTACCTGGTCGAGCACAACACGGCGTCGGCGCACGTCGCCGAGAAGCTCGGCCTCGCTGTCGTCCACCGGGCCCCTGATGCCGGGAACCCCGATGCGTCCGTGATGCGCCTCGTCTACGCGGATCGACCGTTGAGCCCAGCGCAGCTCGATGCCGCGTTGCGCTGA
- a CDS encoding phosphoribosylaminoimidazolesuccinocarboxamide synthase has translation MGRVSTSSEGTARTIPGWRHIYSGKVRDLHASEDPEDTRILVVASDRVSAFDFVLSPGIPEKGALLTRLSRWWFAQLSDVPNHLADGEIPASVADRAMLAQSLEMLPIECVVRGYITGSGWAEYQESGTVCGIPLPAGLQNGDRLPAPLFTPAYKAPMGEHDENITFEKVVELVGADRAAELRDASLAIYARAAAIAEEKGLILADTKFEFGTDPDGVLRLADEVLTSDSSRYWDAEAWKNGTTPSERMASFDKQIVRDWLAANWDKQGEPPLLPDDIVERTADRYRELIERLGA, from the coding sequence ATGGGGCGGGTGAGCACCTCATCAGAAGGCACGGCACGGACCATCCCCGGCTGGCGGCACATCTACTCGGGCAAGGTCCGCGACCTGCATGCATCCGAGGACCCGGAGGACACGCGCATCCTCGTCGTCGCCTCGGATCGCGTGAGCGCCTTCGACTTCGTGCTGTCCCCCGGCATCCCCGAGAAGGGCGCCCTGCTCACCCGGCTCAGCCGCTGGTGGTTCGCGCAGCTCTCCGACGTGCCCAACCATCTCGCCGACGGCGAGATCCCGGCATCCGTCGCCGACCGTGCGATGCTCGCGCAGTCGCTCGAGATGCTGCCGATCGAGTGCGTCGTCCGCGGCTACATCACCGGCTCCGGATGGGCGGAGTACCAGGAGAGCGGCACCGTCTGCGGCATCCCGCTGCCCGCCGGCCTGCAGAACGGCGACCGGCTGCCTGCACCCCTGTTCACCCCCGCCTACAAGGCGCCGATGGGCGAGCACGACGAGAACATCACCTTCGAGAAGGTCGTCGAGCTCGTCGGCGCCGACCGCGCCGCCGAGCTGCGCGATGCCTCGCTCGCGATCTACGCCCGCGCCGCCGCGATCGCCGAGGAGAAGGGGCTGATCCTCGCCGACACCAAGTTCGAGTTCGGAACAGACCCCGATGGCGTCCTGCGCCTGGCCGACGAGGTGCTCACGAGCGATTCCTCGCGGTACTGGGATGCCGAGGCCTGGAAGAACGGCACCACCCCGAGCGAGCGGATGGCGAGCTTCGACAAGCAGATCGTGCGCGACTGGCTCGCCGCGAACTGGGACAAGCAGGGCGAGCCGCCGCTGCTCCCCGACGACATCGTCGAGCGCACGGCCGACCGCTACCGCGAGCTGATCGAGCGCCTCGGCGCCTGA
- a CDS encoding solute carrier family 23 protein, producing the protein MALWKLHGDGRTLEPGAVVRPDERLNWPATIAIGLQHVIAMFGATFLVPIITGFPVATTLLFSGVGTILFLLVTRNKLPSYLGSSFAFIAPVTAATASANMGTALAGIVAVGVLLAIIGVVVHTVGVKWVDRFLPPVLAGTIVALIGFNLAGAAHNNYAAAPITATFTLAITIIFAVVFRGFLGRISIFLGVIAGYIFAAFRGELNFEAVEKADWIGLPTFTLPNFTEPGTLTALAMFLPVVLVLIAENVGHVRGVATMTGDSTINEQTGKALIADGVSTTLAGFFGGSGTTTYGENIGVMASTRVYSTAAYWVAGAAAILLSLSPKFGEVINSVPAGVLGGVTTALYGLIGVIGIKIWVDNRVDFSRPVNQYTAAVALIMAVGGFMIKDEASGFELGGIVIATVAAILIYHLGNLIARLRKTGADDPKPLEAVGPLGGDPA; encoded by the coding sequence ATGGCCCTGTGGAAGCTGCATGGAGACGGCCGCACCCTCGAGCCCGGCGCCGTCGTGCGCCCAGACGAGCGCCTGAACTGGCCCGCCACGATCGCGATCGGCCTCCAGCACGTGATCGCGATGTTCGGCGCCACGTTCCTCGTGCCGATCATCACGGGCTTCCCGGTCGCCACGACCCTGCTCTTCAGCGGTGTCGGAACGATCCTGTTCCTCCTCGTCACGCGCAACAAGCTGCCCAGCTACCTCGGCTCGTCGTTCGCCTTCATCGCGCCGGTGACCGCGGCGACGGCATCCGCGAACATGGGCACCGCGCTCGCCGGCATCGTCGCGGTGGGCGTGCTGCTCGCGATCATCGGCGTCGTCGTGCACACCGTCGGCGTCAAGTGGGTCGATCGCTTCCTGCCGCCGGTGCTCGCCGGCACGATCGTCGCGCTCATCGGGTTCAACCTCGCCGGCGCCGCGCACAACAACTACGCCGCGGCGCCGATCACCGCGACGTTCACGCTCGCCATCACGATCATCTTCGCCGTGGTCTTCCGCGGGTTCCTCGGACGCATCTCGATCTTCCTCGGCGTGATCGCGGGATACATCTTCGCGGCGTTCCGCGGGGAGTTGAACTTCGAGGCCGTCGAGAAGGCGGACTGGATCGGCCTGCCGACCTTCACCCTGCCGAACTTCACCGAGCCCGGCACGCTGACCGCGCTCGCCATGTTCCTCCCCGTCGTGCTCGTGCTCATCGCCGAGAACGTCGGACACGTGCGCGGCGTCGCCACCATGACCGGTGACAGCACCATCAACGAGCAGACCGGGAAGGCCTTGATCGCCGACGGCGTCTCGACCACCCTGGCCGGCTTCTTCGGCGGCTCCGGCACGACGACCTACGGCGAGAACATCGGCGTCATGGCGTCGACACGGGTCTACTCCACCGCCGCCTACTGGGTCGCGGGCGCCGCAGCAATCCTGCTGAGCCTGTCACCGAAGTTCGGCGAGGTCATCAACTCGGTCCCGGCCGGCGTTCTCGGCGGCGTCACCACCGCTCTCTACGGCCTGATCGGCGTCATCGGCATCAAGATCTGGGTCGACAACCGCGTCGACTTCTCCCGGCCGGTGAACCAGTACACGGCTGCCGTCGCGCTCATCATGGCCGTCGGCGGGTTCATGATCAAGGACGAGGCATCGGGCTTCGAGCTCGGCGGCATCGTCATCGCGACGGTGGCGGCGATCCTCATCTACCACCTCGGCAACCTCATCGCCCGTCTCCGCAAGACCGGCGCCGACGACCCCAAGCCGCTCGAGGCGGTCGGCCCCCTCGGCGGCGACCCGGCCTGA
- a CDS encoding TetR family transcriptional regulator translates to MARSDERNRVARERSREALLQAAIEVFSERGVSGASIAEITSRAGVAQGLVNYHFGGKDHLVAAVIDRWFETVLGFARVEGTPDEALAAVIDGALMATAYALPLQRAVLAMQQQPATHRLFAESEARHEAAATAAEDAVRDLFRARGADDPALEEVMLRSTLEGIFVKYAVFGETYPLEDARRWMHRRYGLPEPAAPMPMAPVVVRDGQPRPRASGAVCPGDS, encoded by the coding sequence ATGGCGCGCTCCGACGAACGGAACAGAGTCGCGCGGGAACGCTCGCGCGAGGCGCTGCTCCAGGCGGCGATCGAGGTCTTCAGCGAGCGGGGCGTCTCGGGGGCCAGCATCGCCGAGATCACCTCCCGCGCCGGCGTCGCCCAGGGGCTCGTGAACTATCACTTCGGGGGCAAGGATCATCTGGTCGCCGCGGTGATCGACCGCTGGTTCGAGACCGTCCTCGGTTTCGCCCGCGTCGAAGGGACGCCGGACGAGGCGCTCGCCGCGGTCATCGACGGGGCCCTCATGGCGACGGCCTACGCGCTTCCGCTGCAGAGGGCCGTGCTCGCCATGCAGCAGCAGCCTGCGACGCACCGTCTCTTCGCCGAGTCCGAAGCGCGGCACGAGGCGGCCGCGACGGCGGCGGAGGATGCCGTGCGCGATCTGTTCCGCGCCCGCGGCGCCGACGACCCGGCGCTCGAGGAGGTCATGCTGCGGAGCACGCTCGAGGGGATCTTCGTGAAGTACGCGGTGTTCGGCGAGACCTATCCGCTGGAGGACGCGCGGCGATGGATGCACCGGCGCTACGGCCTGCCCGAGCCCGCCGCGCCGATGCCCATGGCGCCCGTCGTCGTGCGCGACGGACAGCCCCGCCCGCGAGCGAGCGGAGCTGTCTGCCCAGGCGATTCCTGA
- a CDS encoding DUF1266 domain-containing protein produces MHPFARVDFNDLGSIIGWLIEQWWVWAIVGVIVLFFIVVWLLPDAKVKPSEQFSTADAEANEIALGFLQITNLPSGPWNDPTASGLGAREKSVLVDQWGVHSRQDWLDNIERLTSDRRRREMWTLYLAVRTAVAERLGRTPKAKEWLAAIVEEGGDKRDARSFVTAIEYIESEVRKRVGKDIVSPGVFVKTLDGYALGQAVAMTTWGVALGHGDVAEAREIIRRINADARPGFASWADFGLSYIAGRVMHWSDGNVDEKSFEKFGDGWSDFKAAATEKRNGPWATLSWSR; encoded by the coding sequence ATGCACCCTTTCGCGCGCGTCGACTTCAATGACCTCGGCTCGATCATCGGCTGGCTCATCGAGCAGTGGTGGGTGTGGGCGATCGTCGGCGTCATCGTGCTGTTCTTCATCGTCGTCTGGCTGCTGCCCGACGCGAAGGTGAAGCCCTCGGAGCAGTTCTCCACGGCCGACGCCGAGGCCAACGAGATCGCACTCGGGTTCCTGCAGATCACGAACCTCCCCTCCGGTCCGTGGAACGACCCGACCGCCTCGGGGCTCGGTGCGCGGGAGAAGTCCGTGCTCGTCGACCAGTGGGGCGTGCACTCGCGTCAGGACTGGCTCGACAACATCGAGCGCCTCACCAGCGACCGTCGCCGCCGCGAAATGTGGACGCTCTACCTCGCCGTCCGCACCGCGGTCGCCGAACGTCTCGGCCGCACGCCGAAGGCCAAGGAATGGCTCGCGGCGATCGTGGAGGAAGGCGGCGACAAGCGCGATGCGCGCAGCTTCGTCACCGCGATCGAGTACATCGAGTCGGAGGTGCGCAAGCGCGTCGGCAAGGACATCGTGTCGCCCGGGGTCTTCGTGAAGACGCTCGACGGGTACGCCCTGGGCCAGGCCGTCGCGATGACGACCTGGGGTGTCGCGCTGGGTCACGGCGACGTCGCGGAGGCGCGGGAGATCATCCGTCGGATCAACGCCGACGCGCGCCCCGGCTTCGCCTCGTGGGCCGACTTCGGCCTGAGCTACATCGCGGGGCGCGTCATGCACTGGAGCGACGGCAACGTCGACGAGAAGTCGTTCGAGAAGTTCGGCGACGGCTGGTCGGACTTCAAGGCCGCCGCGACCGAGAAGCGCAACGGCCCGTGGGCGACGCTGTCGTGGAGCCGCTGA
- a CDS encoding LacI family DNA-binding transcriptional regulator: MMSSRATIEEVASAAGVSRSTVSRVVNGSTAVSPEALAAVRAAIDELSYVPNRAARSLASRQTHAIALIVPEDTNRFFGDPFFAAIVAGITGRLGGSDYLLNLLIASDDPGDKMTSFVRNGGVDGALIVSHHTSDAFIDRIADAVPVVYGGRPVRRRETDYVVDVDNVAGAENATRRLVDIGRTRIATVSGTPTMVSSIDRMQGFRRALADAGLQPFAEEAGDYSEASGADAMRRILAAGAPDAVFVASDLMARGALTALRSAGLRVPEDVALVGFDDSSVATSTEPALTTMRQPMYAQGEAMAGVLLARLAGEDPAHTTILPTELVVRASA; encoded by the coding sequence GTGATGTCGTCACGGGCGACCATCGAGGAGGTGGCATCCGCTGCCGGGGTGTCCCGGTCGACGGTGTCGCGGGTGGTGAACGGCTCGACGGCGGTGAGTCCCGAGGCGCTCGCCGCGGTGCGTGCCGCCATCGACGAGCTGAGCTACGTGCCCAACCGTGCCGCCCGGTCGCTGGCATCACGGCAGACCCACGCGATCGCCCTGATCGTCCCGGAGGACACGAACCGCTTCTTCGGCGACCCGTTCTTCGCCGCGATCGTCGCCGGCATCACCGGCAGACTCGGCGGCTCGGACTACCTGCTCAACCTGCTGATCGCCAGCGACGACCCCGGCGACAAGATGACGAGCTTCGTGCGCAACGGCGGTGTCGACGGCGCGCTGATCGTGTCGCACCACACCAGTGACGCGTTCATCGATCGGATCGCGGATGCCGTGCCCGTCGTCTACGGCGGACGCCCCGTGCGCCGACGCGAGACCGACTACGTCGTCGACGTGGATAACGTCGCCGGGGCGGAGAACGCCACCCGCCGACTGGTCGACATCGGTCGGACCCGCATCGCGACGGTCTCCGGCACGCCGACCATGGTGTCGTCGATCGACCGCATGCAGGGATTCCGGCGGGCCCTCGCGGATGCCGGGCTGCAGCCGTTCGCGGAGGAGGCCGGCGACTACAGCGAGGCCAGCGGAGCCGATGCCATGCGCCGCATCCTCGCGGCGGGCGCGCCCGACGCGGTGTTCGTCGCGAGCGACCTGATGGCGCGGGGCGCGCTCACGGCCCTGCGCTCGGCAGGACTGCGCGTTCCGGAGGATGTGGCGCTCGTCGGCTTCGATGACTCCTCGGTCGCGACGTCGACCGAGCCCGCGCTGACCACGATGCGCCAGCCGATGTACGCCCAGGGAGAGGCCATGGCGGGCGTGCTGCTGGCGCGGCTCGCGGGCGAGGATCCGGCGCACACGACGATCCTGCCGACCGAGCTCGTGGTGCGGGCTTCGGCGTAG
- a CDS encoding GH1 family beta-glucosidase: protein MTRPFPSDFLFGAATAAYQIEGAAFEDGRTASIWDAFSKVPGAVIGGDDGEVACDHYHRYADDVALMREIGLQTYRFSTSWSRVRPDGGAVNPKGVDFYERLVDELLAADILPWLTLYHWDMPQALQDAGGWTNRDTVDRFLEYAGSMHDALGDRVNVWTTLNEPWCSSFLSYTGGEHAPGHTSIAEGLLASHHLLLAHGATVRELRGRDASLNLGITLNHTVADPADPQNPADVDAARRVDGQFNRWFLDPIYRGAYPADIVEDIRAVDADAVALFEAAVHDGDLETISQHIDTQGVNYYHGDFVAGAAPAEPPVSGGPATERKGRSPYPSSDGIHSVERGLPRTAQNWEVQPEGLTRLLQRVWTEYAEPAGTVLYMTENGAAYDDVAVVEDGETRVHDAERTEFLRLHLGAVLDAADAGVDVRGYFYWSMFDNYEWAWGYDKRFGIVRVDYDTLERSLKDSGREYARIIAARSL from the coding sequence ATGACGCGCCCCTTCCCTTCGGACTTCCTCTTCGGCGCCGCGACGGCGGCGTATCAGATCGAAGGAGCGGCCTTCGAGGACGGACGCACCGCCTCGATCTGGGACGCGTTCTCGAAGGTGCCGGGTGCGGTGATCGGCGGCGACGACGGCGAGGTCGCGTGCGACCACTATCACCGCTACGCCGACGATGTCGCACTCATGCGCGAGATCGGGCTGCAGACGTACCGGTTCTCCACGTCATGGTCGCGGGTGCGCCCCGACGGCGGCGCCGTGAACCCGAAGGGCGTCGACTTCTACGAGCGCCTGGTCGACGAGCTGCTCGCCGCCGACATCCTGCCCTGGCTCACGCTGTACCACTGGGACATGCCGCAGGCGCTGCAGGATGCCGGGGGCTGGACCAACCGGGACACCGTCGACCGCTTCCTGGAGTACGCCGGCTCCATGCACGACGCCCTGGGCGACCGGGTCAACGTCTGGACCACGCTGAACGAGCCGTGGTGCTCGTCGTTCCTCTCGTACACCGGCGGTGAGCACGCGCCGGGGCACACGAGCATCGCCGAGGGGCTGCTGGCCTCGCACCACCTGCTGCTCGCGCACGGCGCCACGGTCCGCGAGCTGCGCGGCCGCGACGCGTCGCTCAATCTCGGCATCACGCTGAACCACACAGTCGCCGACCCGGCCGACCCGCAGAACCCCGCGGATGTCGATGCCGCGCGCCGTGTCGACGGGCAGTTCAACCGCTGGTTCCTCGACCCGATCTACCGCGGGGCCTACCCGGCCGACATCGTCGAGGACATCAGGGCGGTCGATGCGGATGCCGTCGCCCTGTTCGAGGCTGCGGTCCACGACGGCGACCTCGAGACGATCTCGCAGCACATCGACACCCAGGGCGTGAACTACTACCACGGCGACTTCGTGGCGGGCGCGGCTCCCGCCGAGCCGCCGGTCTCGGGCGGTCCCGCGACCGAGCGGAAGGGGCGCAGCCCGTACCCCTCGAGCGACGGCATCCATTCGGTCGAGCGGGGTCTCCCGCGCACCGCGCAGAACTGGGAGGTGCAGCCGGAGGGGCTCACCCGCCTCCTCCAGCGCGTGTGGACCGAGTACGCGGAGCCTGCGGGAACCGTGCTCTACATGACCGAGAACGGTGCCGCCTATGACGACGTCGCCGTGGTCGAAGACGGCGAGACCCGGGTGCACGACGCCGAGCGCACCGAGTTCCTGCGACTGCACCTCGGCGCCGTCCTGGATGCCGCGGATGCGGGCGTCGACGTGCGCGGCTACTTCTACTGGTCGATGTTCGACAACTACGAGTGGGCCTGGGGCTACGACAAGCGGTTCGGCATCGTGCGCGTGGACTACGACACGCTGGAGCGGAGCCTGAAGGACTCCGGCAGGGAGTACGCGCGCATCATCGCCGCCCGCAGCCTCTGA
- a CDS encoding carbohydrate ABC transporter permease, with protein sequence MTATQALSVPEKIRRRRSATGGNAGIGSRPGFLTYGLLAAFIIGSVYPLWWSVVVASGTNATRGETLPLIPGGNFLVNAAKVFDAIPFWLALGNSFLISGIITISVVTFSTLAGYAFAKLRFKGRDGLMIFVIATMAIPTQLGIIPLFMLMRELGWTGSIGAVIVPTLVTAFGVFFMRQYLVDVIPDELIEAARMDGANQFRTFLTVGLPAARPAMAILGLFTFMTAWTDYLWPLIVLSPQNPTLQTALSQLQSGYYIDYSIVLAGAVLATLPLLVLFVVAGRQLVSGIMAGAVKG encoded by the coding sequence ATGACCGCCACCCAGGCCCTCAGCGTGCCGGAGAAGATCCGCCGCCGCCGCAGCGCGACCGGAGGGAACGCCGGCATCGGCAGCCGTCCCGGCTTCCTCACCTACGGCCTGCTCGCGGCCTTCATCATCGGCAGCGTGTACCCGCTGTGGTGGTCCGTGGTCGTGGCGAGCGGCACCAACGCCACCCGCGGCGAGACGCTGCCTCTCATCCCCGGCGGCAACTTCCTCGTCAACGCCGCCAAGGTGTTCGACGCGATCCCGTTCTGGCTGGCCCTCGGCAACTCCTTCCTCATCTCGGGCATCATCACGATCTCGGTCGTGACCTTCTCGACGCTCGCCGGCTACGCCTTCGCGAAGCTGCGCTTCAAGGGGCGCGACGGACTGATGATCTTCGTGATCGCGACCATGGCGATCCCCACCCAGCTCGGCATCATCCCGCTGTTCATGCTGATGCGCGAGCTCGGCTGGACCGGGTCGATCGGCGCGGTCATCGTGCCGACGCTCGTCACGGCGTTCGGGGTGTTCTTCATGCGGCAGTACCTCGTCGACGTGATCCCGGACGAGCTGATCGAGGCAGCGCGGATGGACGGCGCGAACCAGTTCCGCACCTTCCTCACCGTCGGTCTCCCGGCTGCCCGCCCCGCCATGGCGATCCTCGGCCTCTTCACGTTCATGACCGCGTGGACCGACTACCTGTGGCCGCTGATCGTGCTCTCCCCCCAGAACCCGACCCTGCAGACGGCGCTCAGCCAGCTGCAGTCCGGGTACTACATCGACTACTCGATCGTGCTCGCCGGCGCGGTGCTCGCGACCCTTCCGCTGCTCGTGCTCTTCGTGGTCGCGGGGCGGCAGCTGGTCAGTGGCATCATGGCGGGCGCGGTGAAAGGATGA